The Ptychodera flava strain L36383 chromosome 18, AS_Pfla_20210202, whole genome shotgun sequence sequence aaatgaacctcaacaagttgtagatcagaaaagaattggaaaagtttgagggtccagttatctgtctccgaggagcattctaccttatGAGGTTCGTACGTGGAGTAGAAAAAAGACGACGCTCTGGCTTGCAAGAACATTGGATGGCTATACTGTTGATATCCAACGGTTATTCAACTAAAGTAAATTATTGTGAGAAATATGAAGAGAAggatacaaataaaaaattatcgTTGGTTTCTCTTTGTATTTCCAACAATATCGATACATTGGAACTGATATGATGAGTATTAAATATCTATATGGGGTATTTTTGCGTTGCTACTCgctgaaaataaatattgaatgcATGGACATATCGTGAAATGCATTTCAGGCCGCATCACAGTGCTGTGGCCAGAGTTCTTTtctctttaaaggtatactgtcacctgttccaattttgccacagttgccatggaaagagaaaatcgaaccaatcactgattttaagcgggtggccgctttttaaaaacagcgccctcaaatgggcattttgaataccaaggaacgccctttgaccatatatgggcatatttagattacaggtgactgtatacctttaaggggaTTGGGTATTTGGACATTGTCCAAATATTGGATCTTTAGAAAGGCAGTgtaatgtctgtctgtttcgTTCAGAGCATTGAAAACCTAATAGGCCATTCTGTCGTCGGCCATTTTCGTCACCTCGTAGAGGTCTTTCATTCTGACATGTTTAGTGGCTGAAAAGTATTAAATGTGGCGGGGAAATGCATCTATGTGAGAAGAGGAAAGTTTTTTGCGTGAAAGTGAGCCATGGGGCAACTCAGTTAAGAATCTTGTGAATATTCTTTTGATCTGCTATCTGAGGGAATAACGGAGACATTATTACAGCAGTTAGATGTGTTGTATTCAGGAAAGGACATTAATATTGAGAAGCATAGAGAAAGATTTTAAATCTGATTTATTGAAATGCCAATATGAATTAAATGAATCATGAATGATTCATTGAAATCTGCATAATCTATTGGAAAACAAAAAGAATTCCTTAGCCGCCCCCCCCCTTCTCCCATGTGCTTTTTACAATATATTGTGTCAACTACAGAAATTGGTTTGATTTCATCAAATGAATGACAAACACACATACCAGACTTCTTTCTTAGTTTATCTGCCTGTAAAAAGAGTTCTGTTTAATTTCTTAAAAAACAAACCATCGATTGCTTTGAACAAGCTATCTCTATATTCGTTACAAGTATATAATGAACACATTGGCTGTAAGTAAAAATCAATCTACAAACTACATCACCGAATGATGGCATTTTAACATCAAATATATATAGATTTAGACTCGGCAATTTGAGAAACTGGTCGATGCGAACGAGATTTTgtaaaacaacaacatcatatCATATGAAAAGGCTCTTGGCACAATCAAGCAGTTTCAATATCATTATGGCAAACCTCTGTGGATATTTGGCAAtggtaaatttgaataaaatgctACTAGTTGAATAAAATTATGTAAGTAAATTTAAGCAAATCAACAAGGCTATATATATCCTTAATCATGCGTAAATTGAGCATCAACCTATTCTGAAGTTTCACTATTGGCTGTTTTGTATAAAAGATAATAGGTTTAGAGAATATAAACTCATTACTATATTTTAATGCTGTGCGTTGATGTTACAGAATGCGTTAGCACTCTCATTGCCAATGCTAAAATTATCGATATACATTTTCAgaagtattttaaaaaatatatatatatttggtaAATTCCTGTATTTGAGACGTCTACTTAAAAGTGATCGTTAAAGTCCAATACTTATTTACGACCGTTTAATTACGATCATCGTCAGACTATCAGAAAGAAACTCTACCGAAAGGTATATcattgacatattttcaccatAATTACTGTATTGCGCTGAAATAACTGTCACGTTTCGTGTCCATGATAAAGACGATGCTACTGCCACACTATGCAGCTAAGGTTAGAATGTAAGCTGTACATATATTGCGGATATTTTTCAACTAGGCTCTTTTTGTTTCCAGCAGTTACGTATTTCATATCCATTAAAATGAACAAGACGTCAGCCCGAAAGTTGGGTTGAACTTTAGACTTCCTATGATAGGAAAAAAATCGACAAATGTAAGAcgcgaaaagttttctttcagtttgACAAGATTCCATTGAATATCGAATTAATTTGGGAAAAGCAAACGGCTTCAGctccttgatttttattctgataAAGAAGTTAAATCATGTCATTGAGAAATGTATCAAAAGTTCTAGAGTTCTTATACATCTATAAAATCAACGGCCCGTTGCAGTCTGGCAATTAGTGTAAACAGATCAGCCTGTTCCGTTCAACGGCAGAGTACGTCTCACTCAATTGTGAAAAGGTGACACTTGAAGATTCCCAGTCATCCAGGTAGAGACAATTTTGATATAAAGGTTCAAGTTGAGGCACTTACAGTGCAGCGATTAAGAAAAATACTCAAATGTTCAACTCAACTTGGAGGTGTGACGACTCATCTTCAGAGGTCGATGAACTCTTGCCACCAGATGACCAGTCGGGCTGATGATGCATTTGGAAAAAGGCTGTGAAATATTGCAACTCGATTGTCATACGAGGATATACGTAGAAGTCCAAATTATAATTAGCGTTTTGCAATGTTTTTTGGCAGCAAATTATGGAGCTCTGTAAAACAGCTTCCTATTGGCTCAAGCTGTATATTTTGTGCTCATGCTGGAACTCAAGTCCGCTAAGACTGTGAACGTTCTTACAGTAATGATAACGCATATCTACTTTCCTCTTTCGTAAAATACTCGCTTTGTCGATAAAAACTATGTAAATATTGTGACAATTATGTACAGATGTATAGGCGATGACCGTGTAAAATGCCAATGGTGACGTCAGACGTCAGTGTCATACACCCGAGAAAATTTCCTTTCTAGTTTCAGATGGTTCCCGGGATCAGTCCACGATGTTGATGATTCCAAGCCGCCCGTCCACTGCCAAGATGGTCTGTGTCTGTTGCTGACCAAGTTGCCATTCTATTGAGAACAATAATTACACAAGATGAGTGGCTGAAAGAGTACCACTACACTTTGCTTATGAGTGGTCCGACCTATGCAAAAACATCCCCGCTTCGTGATGTCTTTATCCACACTATTACTAAATCATGACATTAATACGACGAAGGTAGTACTACAGGCAAGCGAacgaatagatagatagatagatagatattacatacatacatacatatacatacatacatacatacatacatacatacatacatacatacatacatacatacatacatacatacatacatacatacatacatacatacatacatacatacatacatacataatacatacatacatactactacatacatacatacatacatacatacatacatacatacatacatacatacatacctacatacatacgtacatacatacatacatacatacatacatacatacatacatacatacatacatacatacatacatacatacatacatacatacatacatacatacatacatacatacatacactaatacatacatacatacatacatacatacatacatacatacatacatacatacatacatacatacatacatacatacatacatacatacatacatacatacatacatacatacatacatacatacatacatacatacatacatacatacatacatacatacatacatacatacatacatacatacataccggtacatacatacatacatacatacatacatacatacatacatacatacatacatacatacatacatacatacatacatacatacatacatacatacagatagatacatagatacttTATTTCTATCTTTTATCTTATGTACACATttatgaaataaatacacagatacataaGGATAGGTAGGTACGTAATTAGTCAATTATTGATCAATTGACTGATTGatcaatagatagatagatagatagatagatagatagatagatagatagatagatagatagatagagagagagacatggatggatagatggatagatagatagcttgATTGACTGATTCGTTCGTTCGTTGATTAATTGATTGCTTGATTCATTGATCCATTGATTCAatgattaatttattcattcattcattcattcgttcatcGACAAAGACGTCCTGTGTAAAGAGACTTCTCTAGTGAAACGAATCAACACATGCGACTTAAAGGTATACGGTATATGTACCTGATTTTCAAGTTTGTCCAGATCCAAGACTTCGTAAAAGCTTCCTTTGCTGAGAACGTTGTAAGAATTTCTTCGTGCCGGGTTGGCCGGGTCACCGATCGGTGTAGTACTTGAAGTTTCGTCTCCGTCGAGGGATTTAACACTGTCGTTATCCACGTCCTCTTCCTTGTCTTCCTTCTTTTTCTTTCGACGCCTGCATAAAATGAATAACATGCACAGTTTGTTAACCGTGCGAAGATTACATCGTTTTGTGCAGAAACGCAGACCGATGGCTAGTTATAACTTCCGGTATAACttatattttaataattatatTTCAAAAAGCAATTTCGCTTGATCCTGCCGTCAACTATGAGAGaattatatttaaatatttttttatcagcCAGGTTATCAGGAAATTAGGTTACTGTACCGAATTTTACCgccttgaatatttttttcgaaTGTCATATATACTGCATGTCATTACAGCGTTTATCGCAAAACGGAGTAAAACAGAGGGTCTTGACAATTCAAAGCCACCTTTGTCCATATATTTATCGAAGGTTATTGACTTAGTCCAAGAAGGGCATTTCTTTCAGTCAAATGCGGTCACGAAGAATACGTTTGACTCACAGAAGTGCAGGTGACCTCTATCTCAGTGTTAGTTGGCGGGGACTACAAAATGATAACTGCTCACATTTCTTATAATGGAAATTACCTTAGCAGCGCCATTAATATGAACCCTATCACTGTCGTTAGCAGGGCCACGACTCCAAAAATGCATCCAACAACTGCATAGATGAGATTGTCAACATTCTTTGTTTCTGGaacaaaagaagaagaaaagtgtTTCCTTCAGTTCGAGCTTTTGCCCGTGATGGCTGGACGAATCAGTATGCATTGTCGCTGTTTCTGTAGACAGTGAAGCCAATACTGAAGAAAGGCACTCAAGTATGTTGTCAGCGTTTGTTAGATGAGAAAATGAATGTTGCATTCAAAACGGCGACGGTACTCAGTCTGTTTACTGTAAAATCGTCCGTGTCTTTCACTATCACTGTTTGTTCTGTACTTTGTCCGGAGATAACTTTACAATCATGACGAAAGCGTGCatacaaaaattgaataaaCGTCGTGATGTCTTGTGGATAAATATTGTAAAGCCTGGCTGTTAAACAACACATATCTTTGTCCTTCGCAATTGTAGAAAACCCAATTGATCATACAAAACTGAGAGGGCGTGGTATTGTTTGTGGTCAAAAGGTTTATTGAAAACTGGATCACGCTTTGCAATTACGATAGAAGACTTGCGAAATCGTCGGGTTAGGCTGTGTTCAGAAAAAATGGTgaaggggctggaggaatcgcgattgaaatctatttttttcagatccccctaatggcctcaaaaattttcaagtcccctccgtctatatgatcaaaaattttcaagcccccccccccccaattatcatatagccgcatatttattaggaatgtaCGCAGAGTAAAATTAAGCATGTATTGTGTAGTTCTGCAAGCAGatgttttgtgttattgtatgaTGGGATGTGAAAATtccattcactgcatgaacttgaagtgaatggttttatatattgatattaagtgatttgagaaaaactgtgacttttcatcgtacatttgtataagatcaagcatggtgaccccatcttttttctctaatagtTGATTATTCTCAGataccagaattcaaaaatccatggtaactggtaAGtctcctagtcttctatgtgttacTCTCTGCCCTGATGTTGTGTACAAgtacgtgtacatgtatgtttcaagGTCAATCGAGTGTTCTATGACctaaactcttcttaaactacatcagagtcagaactatcactgtcactgccggtatgcagtgacagtaacACTGCCCGTAGACAGTAGCAGGGCaatagctgtattaactttgtattttgacaatatttgttcagtttatacaactgggTTCTTTtactactccctacagcatgttgagctgtccagtattcaacTTGGCAACAAAGCCTACGTGGACCATGAATTTGTATCATCGACAAATAACTTTCAGTATGAACTCcacttcaattatcaccaatatttagataaggggctttgttgacaaactgaatattgtgtttttcagcatgctgttgagagacaccaagaaattgtgtttgatacattgcatagaaatatttaaaaaaatcatcaacagttgcagctcctgccccattacaaggccaacttgttgtttttacaaaaatttaatgccattcatacatttttagattttttcgagattaaagtcataaaatgtgacaaaacggttctagatttagTTTAATTGACATTAGAACAAATGTTGGgatacaaaacattttcaggtcccccctataggcagagcaaatcTTTCAAGTCCCTCCCTCCACGACTACCCCcagaattttcgaatcccccctgaattcctccagcacccccccccctccatttTTTAACGCGGTCTTATTTCGCCAAGTATTACAACAAATGAAAGAGATTCATGATGGCGTATGATAAGATGAATCTACCGGTGAAAACATTTCAGAATAAGCATTTTTCTATCACCACTTTTCCTACATTTCgattcttcaaaaacatcgaGAAGACCCATGTACGCGTGAACAAATGTGAAGTTGCTGTCTTAATCGTTTCTTTTTCTAATGGTTGCCAATGGCGCAGAACCCGGAAGAGGAATCGCATCTCGAGTGACGGTGAGAGTGTTTGCTTGATGCAATCGCAGCTTTAACATGCATTAAAGCAATGCGTCAGGAAGaaaaatttccaattttttaaGCAGTTTAATCACCATGTAATACCTTTCTATTGTAACATCTTAAGGCCTGGGCTGAAATGAAACACGTTgacaaagaaatattaaaatatcagtgGTGCTTATttattaaagggatacagtgaCTGTCGTGGAAACTGCGCTCAACGGTCGTACCGACGGGACCcacacgaccaatgtaaacactgtatccaaggtaccaTGGTGATTCATgaaggttaaaacatgtctgtcataatctacatcatttactttaaatgttgcagctatgatgatgaggtgcacctagatatcgtgcacgaaatacattgtttgtaaacaagaaactcgcacaggcgcagttccgacgacggtttccctttaagtaATGAATGTACCTGTATATGGTATTCCTTGCGGTTGTGCTTGTGTGGGCAGAGATCCATCAAGTTGTAGGGGAGTTTCTTGCGTGGAGTTCTGATGCCGTTTCTCTGCAGGAAAACGTCGGAGAATTGTGAATCAAATGCACAGAGGAAGTTTCTTAATTAGTCTACACATTTTCGTAGAAAATTGCCATTATTATGTGCagttatgtcatttattcaCTGAGTTATTCATCAAGTAATACAAAAATACCTAAAATTAATACtaacaatataacatacatgtatgcatggatgcatgcatgTTTGCATgtacctatctatctacctatctccctctccatctatctatctatctatctatctatctatctatctatctatctatctatctatctatctatctatctatctatctatctatctatctatctatctatctatctatctatctatctatctatctatctatctatctatctatctatctatctatctatctatctatctgcctgtctgtctatctagCTAGCAAGCTAGCTAGCTACTTTTCTCCCTATCTGTccatctatatatctatctatctgtctgtctgtctgtctgtctatctgtctgtctgtctgtctgtctatctgtctatctatctatctagtatctatctatctatatagtATCTATCCATTTTAGTAGTTCCGTATCACTGCAAATTCTTTTGGGTTAAATTTAATTTGCTTTGATTTGAGACCTTTGCTTGAAAACGTGACCATTTACTGGAAATAGATGGTCAAGCCTGTAGGCCAAAGTCTAAATTTCCAAGCCAAGTTCATGACACCAGAATCAGATAGGTGAACATGAATGATGCTGAATGAATGGTACatctgatatatgaaataaCTGAATTAGTGTGTGAACAATTGTAAAACTGCATAAGATTAATTCGTTGAGCAATATGAAGagcaatttgattaaaattacaTGTAGAGATCAATTCCTTTTTAGCCCCTGTTGGTACTATGCTTCCAGTGTGTTGCTATCGCCTCTAGAAATTACTACAACGAGAAGTGTACAAAAACAACGGTGATGTTTGGGCCGTCTCCATATATGATTACCAATTCACACTGGATTGACATTCCTAGAAACTCTTGATAAATTATTAGAACTCTCAAATGACATTCAACATCCCCCCtgggtcaacttttacaacattGTAAACCTGCTTACGTACTGTTTTCACATATAGGGACGTTTCCCACCCACTCCCCGTTCACGCATTCTATGGTCGCTTTTCCAATCATCCCGAATCCTTCTTTGCACTTGAAAACAAGGGTGGTTGAATTCTCGGCCGTGAATTTGTGATACTCCAAACCGTCGTCGCCCCCAGGTGACAGTGTGCCGTCGCTACTCGGATCATTACAGGCTGCgactgaaacaaaaaacaataaatagaTAAGTAAATCAGTAAACTGGACATATGAGGCGGAAGGATACATGACGAAAAGGAAGAGATTCGTACTGCAATGTATTGAATCAACATATTCTTTTGTCACCAATTCTGTAAGATGCAGATACTACAATTAGTGAATGGAAACTTCTAAACGGATGATCTGAAAATCACTTTTAAAATTGGTTGATGATTTAACCTTTACAGGGATCTGTGGTCAGGCCTTACAAAGTTTAATAGAAAATCATGTATAGTTAGTACATATATTATTGCTTTGACAACCTTGATAatgtgattttaatatttctttttacagtactgatttcttttcttttctcattttatgcatttatttatgtttgtaGGTAACAGCTTTTACGATTGGAAAGTCacgacaaaaatggcaaaataattaCCCGAAGTTGTTCTTTGAAATGTAGTTTCCGTTCGAGCCGCTGCTGTTGTTGCGTGTGGATAATCTGATGAAACCTAGTAAAATATACATAGGTTGTCCATTCTAGCAGGTTTGAAATAAACCAAGCGAGTGCAATCGACTGTAAAGGTTTCGCTAACAAGTGTGATACAATCTGGATGTCTGAGTACCAAGGCTTTCTTTCAAGAGACCAAACCACACGGTGACATTTCTGCcaccttttatgtttttataatGTGTTATTTTGCGGTGTTTACATTCTTATTGCACTGAAACTGCCAGTTCCGGTGCGATTTTTCTCTCAGAAAATTAAAATCGACTTCCAGTTAAGATACAAGTGTCAGTGATTCCTTGAAGTTTTTCGACATAGTGTTTCCTATCCATAGTTTCCATCGGTGAACATGGCATTGCTTAAATAGATAAAATAAAAGATTTCTACAAAGAATAAAATCATGATGATGCGCAGGGCGATAAAATTGGCTTCTTATGTTAActaaaatagaaaaacaaaccGTGTCTGCCGAGGACGCTGTGCGCCATTCTGCTCGAAATCGTGTATTAATAACTGTTCAATGTCGCAAACATTCATTTGTGAGTACTAGTGCCTGGAGTTCATCGCTTGTTGTTTGCTTATACTCAGCAAAACCCGCACAGCATCTGGCTATTTTGCATCGATGTGTTCATTTTATCGTAGGCTGCGACAAACTTACCCCTTTAATTCTAATAAATAGTTCTGTCTACAAAAAGACATCAGCAAGGgctttaatttttattattgtaGAGTTTTTTTTATTATGTGCTGATTGCAGTTTCTTAGCAAAGGCGCAAACTTTGCATCATGTGCAAAGGCACTCTGCGTAACTCGCCGTAACTGCATGTCATTCAAGTGTCCTGTAGTTTACCTTGAACTAAACACTTGAAATAAAGCCACTGGGGAATAAACGGATAAGGGAGAACCTAGTAATTCCGTTTTGAAAGACACACCTTGGCATTATTTGTTATAAATTACAGGTAAATGCTGAAATTATTAGCTGATCAATGctgttattttgttttaatgtttaGTGTACTCACAATGCTCGTATGCTCCTCTATCGACCAGCTGCtatttgttagtttaccttctGAAGTTAAACCTGGGTCGGATGGATCTTGGGAGGAAATACGAGGCGTTTGGGCGGAAACTGAGACACTCCCTCCCATCGTAGTGCTAGTTGTGATGCCAGTCGTTGTTGAGGCGTTGACTACTGTGGTTTCagttatttgttttttgttcgtCGTGATTTTAGTAGTGTCGACAGTTTTGGTAGCGCTAAGGTTTTCGGTCGTAGTCGAAGCATCGCTAGTCGCAGATTTACTCGTGTTGCCAGTGGTCAAAGTGGTAATTTCTATGCTTCCATTCGTAGCTGGAGTATTGTCTGCAGTCGATGACGTGTGCGTGTCTGAGGTTGTGATTGGAATAAGTGCTGTTGCATTTATGGGTATATTGTTGGTAGTCTGATTAAAGTCCGTATTTAAAGTCGTCGTTATCTTTTTGGTTGAGTTTGAGGCAAGGTAACTTATTACTGCGGTCGGGGAAAGATGTTTAGTTGTATTCCAGGGATTTTCTTCGACTTTAGTTAAGAGGAGACTTGGAGCGACCCTTGATGCACTGCCTGGAGATCTAGTCAGGGGTTTCTCTGTAGTCGCATGAGTGGTTATATGAGTTGAATTAATGGGTTGAATTCCTGCAGTGGTTGTCGTTGCGTTTGTGCTATCTCCAGTGGGAGTAAATGTAATCAACGGAACAGCTGTAGTTGTGCTGTTACTTCTTATTGTCGGACTTGACGTCCGGGCTGTATTACTTACACCTATCGTGGAGGACTTGCTTGTCGTCTTCGAGTGGGTATCTCCGGTTGAAACCTGCGAAAATTTCACAAGCTGAGAGGTAATACAAAACTTTGAGCTGACGAACTGCAATGCAATATTCTGCTATGGCGGTCTAGGGTTGGAAGCAAGACCCGTGTATCAGGCAAAATACCAATGTTACATGTACACTATGTTAGTAATTGCTGGTACTTTTGTGTCGAGATTTGTTAACTTTATTTTTCTCGTACGATAAGATTAGTCGTTAgttggtttattttttgttgttcaacTCTCTATATGGCTTTTTGTCAGTGCCAGCGTTACGCCTCACTGCACTATTATTACCGTACACTGAGTAACAGTTATCGTTGCTAAACTGTTAATAATATAGTAATAATGGGATCACTGAAGAATTTATTGCCACACGATCTTTAAGGATCCTCCCGTAAATTTGGCCGTGAACTTGGccattttatatacatatatcttcATCCATGGTTGGAGTGCTGATATAAAGCAGACTGGAATATCAGTCGTGCGAGTGCGCTCCCACGCTCGCTTCCTCTGAATTCGAAGGGACAGTCCTGCTTGAAGCGACGAATTTCCAAGTCTTGATGCTGCGTTAGTCGCACGTTCTGTATAATCCCGAGATGCAAAGTTAGTCACAGTGGCCGTGCCCTACTCGTGAGTTAACGATTGGTGCGTTCAATATTGGCCTGCAGTGTTATCAGTTAGATAACGGTGGTTTATGCTCGGACAGATCTCATCACTGGTGTTAGAGAAAGGCTAACGGTATTAGTAACTGCCTCACTATTGGTATTGCCAAAATGGTTTATATCTCTGTTTTGCAAACTTCTAAGAATTCCCTAGGATGTTTTGTCTTCAGGGTGTGACGGTTCACAACCAATGCCGGTGCACTAGTTTGTTGCAAGACTA is a genomic window containing:
- the LOC139117116 gene encoding uncharacterized protein, which translates into the protein MGGSVSVSAQTPRISSQDPSDPGLTSEGKLTNSSWSIEEHTSIVSSDYPHATTAAARTETTFQRTTSVAACNDPSSDGTLSPGGDDGLEYHKFTAENSTTLVFKCKEGFGMIGKATIECVNGEWVGNVPICENKKRHQNSTQETPLQLDGSLPTQAQPQGIPYTETKNVDNLIYAVVGCIFGVVALLTTVIGFILMALLRRRKKKKEDKEEDVDNDSVKSLDGDETSSTTPIGDPANPARRNSYNVLSKGSFYEVLDLDKLENQNGNLVSNRHRPSWQWTGGLESSTSWTDPGNHLKLERKFSRVYDTDV